One Edaphobacter bradus DNA window includes the following coding sequences:
- the rsmH gene encoding 16S rRNA (cytosine(1402)-N(4))-methyltransferase RsmH, whose amino-acid sequence MNRPQHVPVLLDEVLEYLNVRPGGVYVDATVGLAGHSSEIARRLGAKGRLICFDRDPQAMELAKARLEEVRAELGEEMPEVEFVPKAFSEAASVVKPGSLDGLLADFGVSSLHLDEAHRGFSFRSEGPLDMRMDSRSELTAEQVVNQVDENDLANLIYEFGEERRSRRIARAIVRARPITTTAELARVVSAAAPAMKGDKIHPATRTFQALRIYVNDELGEIRTLLASAPSLLKPGGRLVFISFHSLEDRLVKDAFREAGRNKVFEVLTKKPVVAGEEEERRNPRSRSAKMRAAQKV is encoded by the coding sequence GTATCTGAATGTGCGGCCCGGCGGCGTTTATGTTGACGCCACGGTCGGCCTGGCGGGGCACTCCTCGGAGATTGCGAGGAGGCTGGGCGCGAAGGGCAGGCTGATCTGCTTTGATCGCGACCCGCAGGCCATGGAGCTAGCCAAGGCGCGGCTCGAGGAGGTTCGTGCCGAGCTTGGGGAGGAGATGCCGGAGGTTGAGTTTGTGCCGAAGGCGTTCTCGGAGGCTGCCAGTGTGGTGAAGCCCGGGAGTCTGGATGGTCTGCTCGCCGACTTTGGCGTGAGTAGCTTGCATCTGGACGAGGCGCACAGAGGATTCAGTTTTCGGTCGGAGGGGCCGCTGGACATGCGAATGGACTCGCGCAGCGAGCTGACGGCCGAGCAAGTGGTAAATCAGGTGGACGAAAACGATCTCGCCAACCTGATTTACGAATTCGGAGAGGAAAGGAGGTCGCGGAGAATCGCCAGAGCCATTGTGAGGGCCCGGCCGATTACGACGACAGCGGAATTGGCAAGAGTCGTATCGGCCGCGGCCCCAGCAATGAAAGGCGACAAGATTCATCCAGCGACACGGACCTTTCAGGCGCTCCGAATTTATGTGAACGATGAGCTGGGAGAGATCAGGACGCTGCTTGCGAGCGCGCCATCTCTGCTGAAGCCAGGAGGAAGGCTGGTGTTTATCAGCTTCCACTCGCTGGAGGACCGGCTAGTAAAGGATGCGTTCCGTGAGGCTGGCCGGAACAAGGTGTTTGAGGTTTTGACGAAGAAGCCGGTTGTGGCCGGCGAAGAAGAAGAGAGGCGGAACCCGCGGTCGAGAAGCGCAAAGATGCGGGCGGCCCAGAAGGTTTAG
- a CDS encoding cell division protein FtsL, translating into MATTAMAGQQIEMMARQPRSRAESVTERNRNLFEAQRRARRGPTPEVFFAKHIDNTRLVKADDPERRREMRQFATVMSLLFLLVMVYVWQHFSAIEIGYQVEAQKQQVEQLREENRQLRLTEAQLTDPERIDKIAKQLGLDAPKPGQVVRPDGSLTNTAVWAQAKAPALVAQ; encoded by the coding sequence ATGGCGACGACAGCGATGGCGGGACAACAGATAGAGATGATGGCGCGGCAGCCGCGCAGCCGTGCGGAGTCGGTGACGGAGCGGAATCGCAATCTGTTTGAGGCGCAGCGTCGCGCGCGTCGCGGGCCGACGCCCGAGGTCTTCTTCGCAAAACACATCGACAACACGCGGCTGGTGAAGGCGGACGATCCGGAGCGGCGGCGCGAGATGCGGCAGTTCGCAACGGTGATGAGCCTGCTGTTTCTGCTGGTGATGGTGTACGTGTGGCAGCACTTCTCGGCGATTGAAATCGGCTACCAGGTCGAGGCCCAAAAGCAGCAGGTGGAGCAGTTGCGCGAGGAGAACCGGCAGCTTCGGCTGACGGAGGCGCAGCTCACGGATCCGGAGCGGATCGACAAGATTGCGAAGCAGCTTGGCCTCGATGCTCCTAAGCCGGGCCAGGTCGTGCGGCCGGATGGCAGCCTCACGAATACTGCCGTATGGGCGCAGGCGAAGGCTCCGGCGCTGGTGGCACAGTAG
- a CDS encoding penicillin-binding transpeptidase domain-containing protein, which produces MNKAPRQTLTAPIRRIRFAYVALFFCFWTSLIGLRLVWLQVVRHGDFVEKAAKQQQRTFEVAPRRGVLYDRNLKELAMTVLVDSIYAVPNELGDNRENAAEILAKIVHADPRDNFTSQQQMLARFNASRNFAWVARRVDADTADRIRELNLKGVYFQKEFKRFYPNNDLAAQVLGYVGTDDTGLGGLEREFDDDMHGTPGHMLTAIDAKRHVLGSEESQPMPGENLVLSIDANIQYMAERALDAQMEKMKAAHGTVVVQDPHTGQILALAIAPRFNPNDQRHMDASVLTNLAVSDVYEPGSTFKLVTYAAALDAAGVQPTDIVDCQNGAMTMYGRTLHDDRSDRFGRVTVQYALEHSSDVGAAKMALKLGNQRFYDYMRSFGFGDRSGIELPSETRGLLRNPKKWGATSILSMAIGQEVAVTPVQLVTMVSAIANGGVYMPPHILLQSTDQMKGDARLKPAAFRPANQLPSTLPDGAHRVIREITSAKMRMMMQGIVTEGTGRRAALNGYSSAGKTGTAQKIDPATHTYSHTKLVASFAGFAPVSNPAVSIAVVIDTPTVGTRYGAETSAPVFAEVAQQVLEYLGVPHDQPLKTKKELIAQNDVVDDSVADSSADLNAMFADVNSLPADDPLRTPANVGAATEAAAVDEDKTGSARAATKGTGKSSGVLNLLPAKVLAAFRAGGTTGSSMPDEQRASAALEASKIAPASQARANGGVLVDASKHVAVPAFDGAALRAVVEKADSVGLRVQALGSGLAREQVPAAGTMVPVGTEVVVRFGR; this is translated from the coding sequence ATGAACAAAGCGCCACGGCAGACGTTGACCGCTCCGATACGGAGAATCCGGTTTGCCTACGTGGCGCTCTTTTTCTGCTTCTGGACGTCGCTGATTGGGCTGCGGTTGGTTTGGCTGCAGGTGGTGCGGCACGGCGATTTTGTCGAGAAGGCTGCGAAGCAGCAGCAGAGGACCTTTGAAGTCGCACCGAGGCGCGGAGTGCTGTATGACCGCAATCTGAAAGAGCTGGCGATGACGGTGCTGGTAGACAGCATCTATGCCGTGCCGAACGAACTGGGCGACAACCGGGAGAATGCAGCGGAGATCCTGGCGAAGATCGTTCACGCCGACCCCAGGGACAACTTCACGTCGCAGCAGCAGATGCTGGCGCGGTTCAATGCCTCGCGGAATTTTGCGTGGGTAGCGCGTAGGGTGGATGCGGACACGGCCGACAGGATTCGTGAGCTGAATCTGAAGGGCGTTTACTTCCAGAAAGAGTTCAAGCGCTTCTATCCGAACAATGATCTTGCCGCGCAGGTGCTGGGCTATGTGGGCACCGACGATACAGGGCTTGGCGGGCTGGAGCGCGAGTTCGACGATGACATGCACGGCACTCCCGGCCACATGCTTACGGCGATTGATGCCAAGCGGCATGTGCTGGGAAGCGAAGAGAGCCAGCCGATGCCCGGCGAGAACCTGGTGCTGTCGATAGACGCGAACATTCAGTACATGGCGGAGCGGGCCCTTGATGCCCAGATGGAGAAGATGAAGGCGGCGCACGGCACCGTCGTGGTGCAGGACCCGCACACTGGCCAGATTCTCGCGCTCGCCATTGCACCGCGCTTCAATCCCAACGACCAGCGGCACATGGATGCGAGCGTGCTGACAAACCTTGCGGTGAGCGATGTCTATGAGCCGGGCTCAACCTTCAAGCTGGTTACGTACGCGGCTGCCCTGGATGCGGCGGGCGTTCAGCCGACCGATATCGTGGATTGCCAGAACGGCGCCATGACCATGTATGGCCGTACCTTGCATGACGACAGATCCGACCGATTTGGTCGGGTGACGGTGCAGTACGCGCTCGAGCATTCCAGTGACGTGGGCGCGGCGAAGATGGCGCTGAAGCTGGGAAATCAGAGGTTCTACGATTACATGCGCAGCTTCGGCTTCGGAGATCGTTCCGGCATCGAACTGCCCAGCGAGACCCGCGGTCTTTTGCGTAATCCCAAGAAATGGGGGGCGACCAGCATCCTGTCGATGGCGATCGGGCAGGAAGTCGCCGTCACGCCGGTGCAGCTGGTCACCATGGTGAGCGCGATTGCGAACGGCGGTGTGTACATGCCCCCGCATATTCTGCTTCAGTCGACTGATCAGATGAAGGGCGATGCGAGGCTGAAGCCGGCCGCTTTCCGGCCCGCCAACCAGTTGCCGTCTACGCTGCCCGATGGAGCACATCGCGTGATCAGAGAGATCACCTCTGCCAAGATGCGCATGATGATGCAGGGAATTGTCACAGAAGGCACGGGAAGGCGGGCGGCACTTAACGGCTACAGCTCTGCTGGAAAGACGGGCACGGCGCAGAAGATCGATCCTGCGACTCATACCTACTCGCACACGAAGCTTGTCGCCAGCTTCGCGGGGTTTGCTCCGGTCAGCAATCCGGCGGTCTCAATCGCAGTAGTCATCGATACTCCGACCGTGGGCACGCGATATGGAGCGGAGACGAGCGCGCCCGTCTTCGCCGAGGTTGCGCAGCAGGTGCTCGAGTACCTTGGCGTGCCGCATGATCAGCCGTTGAAGACGAAGAAAGAGCTGATCGCGCAGAATGATGTCGTCGATGACTCAGTAGCAGACAGCTCCGCCGATCTGAATGCGATGTTTGCCGACGTCAATAGTCTTCCGGCGGATGATCCGTTACGGACCCCGGCGAACGTTGGAGCAGCAACGGAGGCCGCCGCGGTTGACGAAGACAAGACTGGCTCTGCAAGAGCCGCGACGAAGGGTACGGGCAAGAGTTCGGGCGTCCTGAATCTGCTGCCGGCCAAAGTCCTGGCGGCGTTCCGCGCTGGTGGGACGACGGGCTCGTCGATGCCCGATGAGCAGAGGGCGTCGGCTGCGCTCGAGGCGTCGAAGATTGCCCCTGCGTCACAGGCGCGCGCTAATGGCGGGGTCTTGGTCGATGCCAGCAAGCACGTGGCGGTTCCGGCGTTTGATGGTGCCGCGTTGCGAGCTGTAGTGGAGAAGGCAGACTCGGTTGGGCTACGCGTGCAGGCCTTGGGGAGCGGTCTGGCGCGGGAACAGGTTCCGGCAGCCGGCACGATGGTTCCCGTGGGGACTGAGGTAGTCGTCCGGTTCGGCCGGTAG
- a CDS encoding UDP-N-acetylmuramoyl-L-alanyl-D-glutamate--2,6-diaminopimelate ligase gives MATLACAGGPVEVTGVAYDSRRVVRGDLFVAMRGGSSDGNRYIEAAVAHGALAVMTDSREAYEKVRQEHPEIAAALVEHGRRALAEASSAVMGHPQRKLALSAATGTNGKTTTAFLLEEMLRSAGRTCVLIGTIETHVAGEVRESPHTTPESRDVLEIFAEGVTAGATEAVMEMSSHALEQERVWGLPVEVGIFTNLTQDHLDYHGTMENYFAAKTRLFEGVGAPPPRVAVVNVDDAFGARLAASIDRSQMLRYGVVGSGEFRAEDVRMRAGETRFRMMTPVGAVEMRSSLTGHVNVYNLLAASAAAWARGMSLEQIAAGAASGAQVPGRFEVVPSKNGVTVVVDYAHTDDALRNLISLARELEKESSGRVITLFGCGGDRDRTKRPKMGRAAGEGSDLVVLTSDNPRSEEPMAIIAEALAGVKETETECLVEPDRAKAIGIAIRAARSGDIVLLAGKGHEKVQVLKGATVPFDDVAVAAGVLKEIG, from the coding sequence GTGGCGACGCTGGCGTGCGCGGGCGGGCCGGTGGAGGTCACCGGGGTCGCGTATGATTCGCGGCGCGTGGTGCGTGGCGACCTGTTTGTTGCGATGCGCGGTGGCAGCTCGGACGGGAACCGTTATATCGAGGCTGCGGTTGCGCATGGCGCCCTTGCCGTGATGACGGACTCGCGCGAGGCGTACGAAAAGGTGCGGCAGGAGCATCCTGAGATCGCTGCGGCACTGGTGGAGCACGGGCGGCGGGCGCTGGCAGAGGCTAGTTCGGCGGTCATGGGGCATCCTCAGAGGAAGCTTGCGCTGAGCGCAGCAACGGGGACGAACGGGAAGACGACAACGGCGTTTTTGCTGGAAGAAATGTTGCGCAGCGCAGGACGGACGTGCGTGCTGATCGGGACGATTGAGACGCACGTAGCGGGAGAGGTGAGGGAGTCGCCGCATACAACTCCGGAGAGCCGTGATGTTCTGGAGATCTTCGCCGAGGGGGTAACGGCTGGAGCGACCGAGGCCGTGATGGAGATGAGCTCGCATGCGCTGGAGCAGGAGCGGGTGTGGGGGCTGCCGGTGGAGGTCGGGATCTTTACGAACCTGACGCAGGACCACCTCGACTATCACGGGACGATGGAGAACTACTTCGCGGCGAAGACGAGGCTGTTCGAAGGAGTTGGCGCGCCTCCTCCGCGCGTTGCCGTGGTGAATGTAGACGATGCCTTTGGCGCGCGGCTCGCTGCGTCGATCGACCGATCGCAGATGTTGCGCTATGGCGTGGTGGGCAGTGGGGAGTTTCGTGCCGAGGATGTGCGGATGCGTGCGGGGGAGACGCGGTTCCGGATGATGACTCCTGTGGGGGCCGTTGAGATGCGGTCGTCGCTGACGGGGCACGTGAATGTGTACAACCTGCTGGCGGCGAGCGCGGCTGCGTGGGCGCGTGGAATGTCGCTGGAGCAGATTGCTGCAGGCGCGGCGTCCGGAGCGCAGGTTCCGGGAAGGTTCGAGGTGGTGCCTTCAAAGAACGGCGTGACTGTGGTGGTGGACTACGCTCACACAGACGACGCCCTGCGGAACCTGATCTCACTGGCACGTGAGTTGGAGAAAGAGAGCAGCGGACGTGTGATCACGCTGTTCGGCTGCGGCGGGGACCGCGACAGAACGAAGCGTCCGAAGATGGGGCGAGCGGCGGGCGAGGGAAGCGATCTGGTGGTGCTGACGAGCGACAACCCGCGCAGCGAGGAGCCGATGGCGATCATCGCGGAGGCCCTGGCTGGCGTGAAGGAGACAGAAACGGAATGCCTCGTTGAACCTGATCGCGCGAAGGCGATTGGGATTGCGATTCGCGCGGCGCGGTCGGGCGACATTGTTCTGCTTGCGGGCAAGGGGCATGAGAAGGTGCAGGTGCTGAAGGGTGCCACAGTTCCGTTTGATGACGTGGCTGTAGCTGCCGGTGTTTTGAAGGAGATTGGATGA
- a CDS encoding UDP-N-acetylmuramoyl-tripeptide--D-alanyl-D-alanine ligase: MKLTLGQIADWIHAEGNFDTSAEALGYGIDSRTIGAGDLFFAVKGERLDGHDFVAAALADGAVAAVVSMGWIVPADVDETKLLRVPACDDCVLLALQKLAHAVRREWGGRVIGVTGSAGKTTTKEAVAQVLGARSTVLKSLGNLNNAFGLPLQLLKLEREHEVAVIEMGMNHAGEIAALAKIAEPNWAVVSNVAPVHMEFFPDGLVGIARAKYELVEALPKDGVAVLNFDDPYVKEFGRGMGGRAVYYGLGEGAEVRAVDVAEIAGEGVAFTVESKRQRASVRLKLLGRHNVLNALAAIAVGLRSGMTLQECAAAVGELRAGDKRGEVLEWRGAKLINDSYNSNPRALDAMVDALLAMPGERHIVVAGEMLELGPEAESLHAACGRRMAERGVSVVVGVRGAAEAIVREAGALGVEAEFVKDAEAAGEWLHSNVRVGDIVLLKASRGVRLERALAALSS; this comes from the coding sequence ATGAAGCTGACGTTGGGGCAGATTGCGGATTGGATTCATGCGGAGGGGAACTTTGATACTTCAGCGGAGGCCCTGGGGTACGGGATTGATTCGCGAACGATTGGGGCCGGCGATCTGTTCTTTGCCGTGAAGGGTGAGCGCCTGGATGGGCACGACTTTGTCGCTGCAGCTCTGGCGGATGGCGCAGTGGCTGCGGTTGTCAGCATGGGTTGGATTGTGCCGGCTGACGTGGACGAGACGAAATTGCTGCGGGTTCCGGCCTGCGACGACTGTGTCCTGCTGGCGCTGCAAAAGCTGGCGCACGCGGTTCGGCGGGAGTGGGGCGGCAGAGTGATCGGCGTTACGGGCTCGGCGGGGAAGACGACGACCAAGGAGGCCGTGGCACAGGTGCTGGGGGCGCGGTCCACGGTGCTGAAGTCGCTGGGAAATCTGAACAATGCGTTTGGTCTGCCGCTGCAACTGCTTAAGCTTGAGCGCGAGCATGAGGTCGCAGTGATCGAGATGGGGATGAACCATGCGGGGGAGATCGCCGCGCTGGCAAAGATCGCGGAGCCGAACTGGGCTGTGGTGTCGAACGTTGCGCCGGTGCATATGGAGTTCTTTCCCGACGGATTGGTGGGAATCGCGCGGGCGAAGTACGAGCTGGTGGAGGCGTTGCCGAAGGATGGCGTGGCGGTACTGAACTTCGACGATCCTTATGTGAAGGAGTTCGGGCGCGGGATGGGTGGGCGCGCTGTCTATTACGGGCTTGGCGAGGGAGCCGAGGTGCGGGCCGTCGATGTGGCCGAGATCGCTGGCGAGGGTGTGGCCTTCACCGTTGAGTCGAAGAGGCAACGGGCGAGCGTGCGGTTGAAGCTGCTGGGGCGGCACAACGTTCTGAACGCGCTTGCGGCGATTGCCGTGGGGCTGCGGAGCGGGATGACGCTGCAGGAGTGCGCCGCGGCGGTTGGCGAGTTGCGCGCCGGAGACAAGCGCGGCGAGGTGCTCGAATGGCGCGGCGCGAAGCTTATCAACGACAGCTACAACTCAAACCCGCGGGCGCTGGACGCGATGGTGGATGCTCTGCTGGCGATGCCTGGGGAACGCCATATTGTGGTGGCCGGGGAGATGCTGGAGCTTGGGCCGGAGGCGGAGTCGCTGCATGCGGCATGTGGCCGGCGAATGGCCGAGCGCGGTGTCTCGGTCGTGGTGGGAGTCAGAGGCGCGGCGGAGGCGATTGTTCGGGAGGCAGGAGCGCTCGGGGTGGAGGCGGAGTTTGTGAAGGATGCGGAGGCCGCGGGAGAGTGGCTCCACAGCAATGTCAGGGTCGGCGATATTGTGTTGCTGAAGGCCTCGCGGGGAGTGCGGCTGGAGCGGGCGCTGGCTGCGCTGAGTAGCTAG
- the mraY gene encoding phospho-N-acetylmuramoyl-pentapeptide-transferase — translation MLYWLLYQKLFPYFRLFRIFRYLTFRTVFASLTALLIGLLIGPYVIERLREFQIGQYIREEGPQSHQKKSGTPTMGGVLICISILVPTLLWSDLSNPFVWIVMLSTLAFGAIGFADDYIKVVHRRNLGLTAREKLGLQLLASCGVAIALLRLQAHGNYSTRLMFPFLKRFRPDMVWDWIGHVPHMHWLAYLPFVVFVMLVIAFSSNAVNLTDGLDGLAIGCTIVAAGALTMLTYVSGHVVFSDYLELQRMPMVSELTVFCGAMVGASIGFLWYNAHPAEIFMGDVGSLALGGAIGTVAVAIKQELLLPFIGGVFIMEAVSVMLQVGSYKLRNGKRIFKMAPLHHHFELMGWSESKVIARFWILALIFALLALTTLKLR, via the coding sequence TTGCTCTATTGGCTGCTCTACCAGAAGTTATTTCCTTACTTTCGTCTCTTTCGCATCTTTCGCTATCTGACGTTTCGCACGGTGTTTGCGAGCCTTACGGCGCTGCTGATCGGTCTGCTGATCGGCCCGTATGTGATTGAGCGGCTTAGGGAGTTTCAGATCGGCCAGTACATCCGCGAAGAGGGGCCGCAGTCGCACCAGAAGAAGAGCGGCACGCCAACGATGGGCGGGGTGCTGATCTGTATCTCGATCTTGGTGCCAACGCTATTGTGGTCGGATCTGTCGAATCCATTTGTATGGATCGTGATGCTGTCGACGCTGGCGTTTGGAGCGATCGGGTTCGCCGACGACTACATCAAAGTGGTGCACCGGCGGAACCTCGGACTCACAGCCAGGGAGAAGCTGGGGCTGCAACTGCTGGCAAGCTGCGGAGTTGCGATCGCGCTGCTGCGGCTGCAGGCACATGGCAACTATTCGACCAGGCTGATGTTCCCCTTCCTGAAGCGCTTTCGTCCGGACATGGTCTGGGACTGGATTGGGCATGTTCCGCATATGCACTGGCTGGCCTATCTGCCATTCGTGGTGTTCGTGATGCTGGTTATCGCCTTCTCCAGCAATGCGGTGAACCTGACGGACGGGCTGGACGGGCTCGCGATCGGCTGCACGATTGTTGCGGCCGGCGCGCTGACGATGCTGACCTATGTGAGCGGGCATGTGGTCTTTAGCGACTATCTTGAGCTGCAGCGCATGCCGATGGTGAGCGAGTTGACGGTCTTCTGCGGGGCGATGGTGGGGGCGAGCATCGGGTTCCTCTGGTACAACGCGCATCCGGCGGAGATCTTCATGGGCGATGTGGGAAGCCTGGCGTTGGGCGGAGCAATCGGGACAGTCGCAGTGGCGATCAAGCAGGAGCTGCTGCTGCCGTTCATTGGCGGCGTATTCATCATGGAGGCCGTGAGTGTGATGTTGCAGGTGGGAAGCTATAAACTGCGCAATGGCAAGCGCATCTTTAAAATGGCTCCGCTGCACCATCACTTTGAGCTGATGGGGTGGTCGGAGTCGAAGGTGATTGCGCGGTTCTGGATTCTGGCGCTGATCTTTGCGCTGTTGGCGTTGACGACTTTGAAGCTGCGGTGA
- the murD gene encoding UDP-N-acetylmuramoyl-L-alanine--D-glutamate ligase produces the protein MDLKNKRVLVVGLGKSGLSAAMFLRKLGARVTVSDARSAVAFAKEIPALLDAGIMVESGGHGLLTFRRQDLIVVSPGVPMDTPEVRQVIGYGMDVIGELELASRFLQGQVIAITGSNGKTTTTTLVGKILSDGGLPTQVGGNIGLPVIDLVAGSTPETKNVLEVSSFQLETVVEFHPQIAVVLNITPDHLDRHGSFEAYAGAKARITERQTAEDFLILNAEDKPAQMIAAKTKAQIYWFSLRRPIKQGAFVHGESIVFVPREGAKAEPVMPVREIGLKGSHNVENVLAAVCVARLAGVAPEKIRGSVASFKAVEHRLEFVRVLNGVEYFNDSKATNVDATMKAVASFPRGIHLILGGKDKDSDYAELASLLKERVKAVYTIGSAAEKIEQQLSGVVKMVGAGTINIAVREAQKAAVPGDVVLLAPACSSFDQFENYEHRGRTFRQIVNELS, from the coding sequence ATGGATTTGAAGAATAAGCGCGTACTGGTTGTGGGGTTAGGGAAGTCGGGGCTTTCGGCGGCTATGTTTCTGCGCAAGCTGGGCGCGCGCGTGACGGTGAGCGATGCGCGCAGCGCGGTGGCGTTCGCGAAGGAGATCCCGGCGCTGCTCGATGCGGGAATCATGGTCGAGAGCGGAGGCCATGGGCTGTTGACGTTTCGGCGGCAGGACCTGATCGTGGTCTCGCCGGGCGTGCCGATGGATACGCCTGAGGTGAGGCAGGTTATCGGCTATGGGATGGACGTGATTGGCGAGCTGGAGCTGGCGAGCCGGTTTCTGCAGGGGCAGGTGATTGCGATTACAGGGTCGAACGGCAAGACGACGACGACGACCCTCGTGGGGAAGATCCTGAGCGATGGGGGGCTGCCGACACAGGTGGGCGGCAATATCGGGCTGCCTGTGATCGACCTGGTGGCAGGGAGCACGCCGGAGACTAAGAATGTGCTGGAAGTGTCGAGCTTTCAACTGGAGACGGTCGTCGAGTTTCATCCGCAGATCGCGGTGGTGCTGAACATCACTCCGGACCATCTGGACCGTCATGGCAGCTTTGAGGCGTATGCGGGCGCGAAGGCAAGGATCACGGAGCGGCAGACGGCGGAAGACTTCCTCATACTGAACGCCGAGGACAAGCCGGCGCAGATGATCGCGGCGAAGACTAAGGCGCAGATTTACTGGTTCAGTCTGCGCAGGCCAATTAAGCAAGGTGCGTTTGTGCACGGCGAGAGCATTGTGTTTGTACCTCGCGAGGGCGCGAAGGCAGAGCCGGTGATGCCCGTGAGGGAGATCGGGCTGAAGGGCTCGCACAACGTGGAGAACGTGCTGGCTGCGGTGTGCGTGGCGCGTCTTGCCGGAGTTGCGCCGGAGAAGATTCGGGGTTCGGTGGCGAGCTTCAAGGCCGTGGAACACAGGCTGGAGTTTGTGCGGGTGCTGAATGGGGTGGAGTACTTCAACGACTCGAAGGCGACGAATGTTGACGCGACGATGAAGGCGGTCGCGTCGTTTCCGCGGGGAATTCACCTGATTCTCGGCGGCAAGGACAAGGACTCCGACTACGCGGAGCTTGCGTCGCTGCTGAAGGAGCGGGTGAAGGCTGTTTATACGATTGGTTCTGCAGCGGAAAAGATTGAGCAGCAGTTGAGCGGAGTCGTGAAGATGGTGGGAGCAGGAACGATCAATATTGCGGTCCGCGAGGCCCAGAAGGCCGCAGTTCCTGGAGATGTTGTGCTGCTGGCGCCGGCCTGTTCTAGCTTCGATCAGTTTGAGAACTACGAGCATCGCGGGCGTACCTTTCGGCAGATCGTGAATGAGTTGAGCTGA
- the ftsW gene encoding putative lipid II flippase FtsW gives MAKRVGVDKWLFGVVLLLVLFGLVMVFSASAVMAKAEYGSPYQFMLRQAGWAVVGMIALALLMQVDYRRYNNPKVVFTAVGITLVLLIGVFAMRDSHNTHRWFRFGFMSFQPSELAKPTLVLFLAYFLQTRIHKMDDWRGTILKAALPPLIFVALILKEPDLGTAIVCVAVTALMLYLAGLQVRYLGIGVLCATPVLYYMLFRVPWRRARMLAYLNPEADPRGTGFHILQSLIAVGTGGIRGLGLMEGRQKLFYLPEPHTDFIYANVCEELGLIGALLLIALFVALGYRGLRAAYLSTDPFARFLAFGLTTTVLIQAFFNMSVVVALLPTKGITLPFVSFGGTSLFVMLASMGVLLNVTREID, from the coding sequence ATGGCGAAGAGAGTAGGGGTGGACAAGTGGCTCTTCGGAGTGGTGCTGCTACTGGTGCTGTTTGGGCTGGTGATGGTCTTCTCCGCCTCGGCTGTGATGGCGAAGGCGGAGTATGGTTCTCCTTATCAATTCATGCTGAGGCAGGCTGGCTGGGCCGTTGTGGGTATGATCGCGCTGGCCCTGCTGATGCAGGTGGACTACCGGCGATACAACAATCCTAAGGTTGTGTTTACTGCGGTCGGGATCACACTGGTGCTGCTGATCGGCGTTTTTGCGATGCGCGATTCGCACAACACACATCGCTGGTTCCGGTTCGGCTTCATGAGCTTTCAGCCTTCGGAGCTGGCTAAGCCCACGCTGGTCCTGTTTCTTGCGTACTTTCTGCAGACGCGCATCCACAAGATGGACGACTGGCGCGGAACGATTTTGAAGGCGGCGCTGCCTCCGCTAATCTTTGTGGCGCTGATCCTGAAGGAGCCGGACCTTGGCACAGCGATTGTGTGCGTGGCGGTGACGGCTCTGATGCTGTACCTTGCCGGATTGCAGGTCAGGTATCTCGGCATTGGGGTGTTGTGCGCGACTCCCGTGCTGTATTACATGTTGTTCCGCGTGCCGTGGCGTCGGGCCAGAATGCTGGCTTATCTGAATCCTGAGGCCGATCCACGGGGGACGGGGTTCCATATTCTCCAGTCGCTGATCGCGGTTGGCACGGGCGGAATCCGTGGACTGGGATTGATGGAGGGAAGGCAGAAGCTGTTCTATCTGCCGGAGCCGCATACGGACTTCATCTACGCGAACGTGTGCGAGGAACTAGGACTGATTGGCGCGCTGCTGCTGATTGCGCTGTTTGTCGCGCTGGGATATCGCGGGCTGCGGGCGGCGTATCTCTCGACCGATCCGTTTGCGAGGTTTCTGGCCTTCGGGCTTACGACGACGGTGTTGATCCAGGCGTTCTTCAACATGAGCGTTGTGGTGGCGCTGCTGCCGACCAAGGGAATCACGCTACCGTTCGTCTCGTTTGGTGGTACGTCTCTGTTTGTGATGCTGGCGAGTATGGGCGTGCTGCTGAATGTGACTCGTGAGATCGACTGA